A stretch of Chitinophaga caeni DNA encodes these proteins:
- a CDS encoding M1 family metallopeptidase, whose product MNQLPSKKIWGLLLSATMAGASLLPNHALAQTQAEKDPALEIYRASATKINDLVNTKLDVRFDYAKRYLYGKAWITLKPHFYATDSLSLDAKGMDINKVSLVKAGKMSPLKYKYDGWVLDIALDKTYGNSETYTVYIDYVAKPDELKVEGSAAINDAKGLYFINPDGKDPKKPTQIWTQGETEASSAWFPTIDRPNQKTTEEISMTVPDKYVTLSNGALVKQKKNNDGTRTDTWKMDLPHSPYLFMMAVGDYAIIKDKWRGKEVNYYVEKEYAPYAKTIFGNTPEMLTFYSKITGVDYPWVKYSQITGRDYVSGAMENTTATLHGEFLQKTDRELLDDHSMLGESVIAHELFHHWFGDYVTAESWSNLTVNESFADYSEYLWFEHKFGKDMADDHHYNSMQAYMNSENYKPGLHLVRFHYHNKEDVFDAVTYQKGGRILNMLRNAIGDEAFFKSMNLYLKTNAFKNGEAHQWRLAVEEVTGRDMNWFFNEWYYSGGYPTLDINYFYNDAAKNVQVIVKQTQNADKVYTLPMAIDVYEGSKKSRHKVTITHKIDTFTLAYNTKPDFVNVDAEKVLLAKKVDHRDLSTYIFQLQNAPEYLDRRESVEILLKQQANDPAALKALTGALNDKFFIIRNIVVEGLKLDNPTVKEATVSKLRSLASNDPSSLVRASAIKQLGKLKDAQDLALLEKATADRSYQVMGAAINALADIDIDKAYAVAKKNEKGAKGGLAIAIANVYVKKGADNDIQFFADAFDQASGQDKFNMGVQYIGMLRNMKDVQMFNKGVDQIKAMADQFHNPNLNRYLVGMLQPIVSKKQSDAAKDADNAAAFKAQAAHLQKVIEELKAAPADEE is encoded by the coding sequence ATGAACCAATTACCCAGTAAAAAAATATGGGGTTTGTTGCTATCCGCTACCATGGCGGGAGCCAGCCTATTGCCAAATCATGCCCTGGCGCAGACCCAAGCTGAAAAAGACCCTGCCCTAGAAATTTACAGGGCCTCTGCAACAAAAATCAATGACCTTGTTAACACCAAATTAGATGTTCGTTTCGACTACGCGAAAAGATATTTATACGGGAAGGCCTGGATTACCCTCAAACCTCACTTCTATGCAACAGACTCCCTGTCTTTAGATGCGAAGGGTATGGATATCAACAAGGTATCTTTAGTTAAAGCGGGTAAAATGAGCCCCTTAAAGTATAAATACGACGGATGGGTATTGGACATTGCCCTGGATAAAACCTATGGCAACTCCGAAACTTATACAGTTTATATTGATTATGTTGCCAAGCCGGATGAGCTGAAAGTGGAAGGTAGCGCAGCGATCAATGATGCGAAAGGCTTGTATTTCATTAACCCGGATGGGAAAGACCCTAAGAAACCTACCCAGATCTGGACACAAGGTGAAACGGAAGCATCTTCAGCATGGTTCCCGACGATTGACCGGCCAAATCAAAAAACTACCGAGGAGATCAGTATGACCGTGCCAGACAAATACGTAACCTTGTCAAACGGCGCCCTCGTTAAACAAAAGAAAAACAACGACGGTACCCGCACCGATACATGGAAAATGGATCTACCCCACTCCCCGTATTTATTTATGATGGCAGTGGGCGATTACGCGATCATCAAAGATAAATGGCGAGGGAAAGAGGTGAATTATTACGTGGAAAAAGAATATGCCCCATATGCCAAAACAATTTTCGGGAATACGCCGGAAATGTTGACATTCTATTCTAAAATCACCGGTGTTGATTACCCCTGGGTAAAATATTCCCAAATCACGGGTAGGGATTACGTTTCGGGAGCCATGGAGAATACGACAGCTACCCTGCATGGCGAATTCTTGCAAAAGACGGACCGTGAATTATTGGATGATCATAGTATGTTGGGCGAGTCTGTAATTGCCCACGAGTTATTTCACCATTGGTTCGGGGACTATGTAACAGCGGAATCCTGGAGCAACCTTACCGTGAATGAATCATTCGCGGATTACAGTGAATACCTTTGGTTCGAGCATAAATTCGGGAAAGATATGGCCGATGATCATCATTACAACTCGATGCAGGCCTATATGAATTCCGAAAATTATAAACCGGGTTTACACCTGGTAAGATTCCATTACCATAATAAAGAAGATGTATTCGATGCCGTGACTTACCAGAAAGGTGGCCGTATCCTGAATATGTTACGCAATGCCATCGGTGATGAAGCATTCTTTAAATCGATGAATCTCTATTTGAAAACAAATGCTTTCAAAAACGGGGAAGCGCACCAATGGCGCTTAGCCGTAGAGGAAGTTACCGGGAGAGATATGAATTGGTTCTTCAACGAATGGTACTACAGCGGGGGTTACCCTACCCTGGACATCAATTATTTCTATAATGATGCCGCCAAGAACGTACAAGTAATCGTGAAACAAACCCAAAATGCCGATAAAGTTTACACGCTACCAATGGCCATCGATGTATACGAGGGAAGTAAAAAAAGCCGCCATAAAGTGACGATCACGCATAAGATCGATACATTTACATTGGCATACAATACGAAACCCGACTTCGTAAATGTTGATGCAGAAAAAGTATTGTTGGCAAAAAAGGTAGATCACCGCGACTTAAGTACTTATATTTTCCAGTTGCAAAACGCTCCTGAATATTTAGATCGCAGGGAATCCGTAGAAATCTTATTGAAGCAACAAGCGAATGATCCCGCTGCACTGAAAGCTTTAACAGGCGCCTTGAATGATAAATTTTTTATTATCCGGAACATCGTAGTGGAAGGTTTAAAATTAGATAACCCTACCGTGAAAGAGGCCACGGTTAGCAAATTGAGATCATTAGCAAGCAACGATCCTTCATCACTAGTTCGTGCTTCTGCCATTAAGCAATTGGGTAAGTTGAAAGATGCTCAAGATCTTGCATTACTTGAAAAAGCAACTGCTGATCGTTCTTACCAAGTAATGGGCGCAGCTATCAATGCCTTGGCAGATATAGATATCGACAAAGCATACGCGGTAGCGAAGAAAAATGAAAAAGGCGCTAAAGGCGGATTGGCTATTGCGATTGCCAACGTATATGTTAAAAAAGGTGCGGATAATGATATCCAGTTCTTCGCGGATGCATTTGACCAGGCCAGTGGCCAAGATAAATTCAATATGGGCGTACAATACATCGGCATGTTGAGAAACATGAAAGATGTGCAAATGTTTAACAAGGGTGTAGACCAAATCAAGGCTATGGCAGATCAATTCCATAATCCTAATTTGAACCGTTACCTGGTTGGCATGTTGCAACCGATCGTGTCCAAAAAACAATCCGATGCAGCTAAAGATGCCGATAACGCGGCGGCTTTTAAAGCACAGGCAGCTCATCTTCAAAAAGTAATCGAAGAGCTGAAAGCAGCGCCGGCAGATGAAGAATAA
- a CDS encoding D-TA family PLP-dependent enzyme: MEPWYAIQDVNTITSPSLLIYKARVEENINAMIRLVESPLRLMPHVKTHKLQEIVQMQIDKGITKFKCATVAEAEMLAGAGAEEVLLAYQLVGPNIQRLLQLVQTFDNTKFASVVDDLHAAKDLGKTFHAADLNAYVYVDIDNGMHRTGIAVDKAFDLYRSLQSIDGLVIDGIHVYDGHIREQDIQQREIHCDQDFAPVMQLVESILEAGISAPKIIAGGSPTFTIHAKHPERICSPGTSLLWDEGYRKGLPEQPFLPAAVLLTRVISIPEAGKVTTDLGHKAVAAENTIDKRVKFLNLDRYEVLSQSEEHMVIATQNSLKVGDVLYAIPYHVCPTVALYQEAFVIENGKFAAAWQISARQRKITI, encoded by the coding sequence ATGGAACCGTGGTATGCAATTCAAGATGTAAACACGATCACATCGCCGTCATTATTGATTTATAAGGCGCGCGTCGAAGAAAATATCAACGCGATGATCCGGCTGGTCGAATCCCCCTTGCGACTGATGCCCCATGTCAAGACTCATAAATTGCAGGAAATTGTGCAGATGCAGATCGACAAAGGCATTACCAAGTTCAAATGTGCAACGGTTGCCGAAGCTGAGATGTTAGCCGGGGCAGGTGCGGAAGAAGTGCTGTTGGCTTACCAACTGGTTGGCCCTAATATTCAAAGACTATTGCAGCTCGTACAAACATTTGACAATACAAAGTTTGCTTCAGTAGTAGATGATTTACATGCTGCAAAAGATCTTGGTAAGACTTTTCATGCTGCCGATCTAAATGCTTACGTTTATGTGGATATCGACAATGGCATGCACAGAACGGGGATCGCTGTAGATAAAGCATTCGATTTATACCGATCTTTACAATCTATTGATGGACTAGTTATTGATGGTATACATGTTTACGATGGTCACATCCGGGAACAAGATATTCAACAAAGGGAAATTCATTGCGATCAAGATTTCGCCCCGGTAATGCAGTTAGTGGAATCGATTCTTGAAGCCGGAATATCTGCCCCGAAAATAATCGCGGGCGGATCCCCCACTTTTACGATTCACGCCAAGCACCCGGAAAGAATCTGTAGTCCCGGCACGAGCTTACTATGGGATGAAGGTTACCGTAAGGGCTTACCGGAGCAACCTTTTTTACCGGCGGCAGTATTGCTAACCCGCGTAATTTCCATTCCCGAAGCGGGCAAAGTGACAACCGATTTAGGTCATAAAGCTGTTGCAGCGGAAAACACTATTGATAAAAGGGTGAAGTTTCTCAACTTGGATCGATACGAGGTGCTTTCCCAAAGCGAGGAACATATGGTCATTGCCACGCAAAATTCATTGAAAGTGGGCGATGTTTTATATGCTATTCCATACCATGTTTGCCCAACAGTAGCTTTATACCAAGAAGCGTTCGTAATTGAAAATGGGAAGTTTGCAGCGGCTTGGCAGATATCAGCAAGACAAAGAAAAATCACTATCTAA
- a CDS encoding gluconate:H+ symporter, protein MPLIIPVLGAILLLILMIIWFKFDTFLSFIIVSILLGFACGLDTAAISQSLQTGIGNTLGSLVMILGFGAMLGKLVADSGAAQQITQSMIKLFGINNIQWAMAFAGLLVGIPMFYTAGFVVVVPLIFAAGITTRLPLLYIGIPMIAALSTAHGFLPPHPSPTAIAAQLNADIGKTLVYGLLIAIPTITLAGPMFGKTLKKIQVNPSGNLLNIQLRPAIELPPLGISLATGLMPLILLAVTTLIKPYLPAGSIWATVNEFIGEPNLAMLISLLVAIYFLGIRRGQSTSQVMKVLEESIKSIAPVLLIIAGSGVFMQVMKDGGVNQYLATLLVDLPIPPLVLGWMIAAIIRVCIGSATVAGLTTVGILGPLIVNSGASPELMVLSIGAGSLMFSHVNDGGFWLFKEYFNLSIKQTFKTWTVMETTVSIVGLICVLIMNIFIK, encoded by the coding sequence ATGCCACTTATAATACCAGTTTTAGGCGCTATCCTGTTGCTCATCCTAATGATTATTTGGTTCAAATTTGACACCTTCCTATCATTCATCATCGTAAGTATACTGTTAGGCTTTGCTTGTGGCCTAGATACTGCGGCTATTAGCCAGTCTTTGCAAACCGGGATCGGTAATACGTTGGGAAGCCTAGTCATGATCTTAGGTTTCGGCGCTATGCTAGGAAAATTAGTAGCAGACAGCGGCGCTGCTCAACAGATCACCCAATCGATGATCAAACTATTCGGGATTAATAATATTCAATGGGCGATGGCCTTTGCGGGCTTATTAGTAGGCATCCCGATGTTTTATACCGCGGGTTTCGTGGTGGTGGTTCCACTGATCTTTGCCGCCGGTATCACGACGCGGCTCCCATTACTTTATATAGGTATCCCCATGATTGCTGCACTTAGTACGGCACATGGTTTCTTGCCGCCGCATCCTTCACCCACGGCAATCGCGGCACAATTAAATGCCGATATAGGCAAAACTTTGGTTTACGGCTTACTCATCGCAATCCCGACCATCACCCTTGCCGGACCTATGTTTGGAAAGACATTAAAAAAAATCCAGGTGAATCCATCCGGGAATTTGCTAAATATTCAACTTCGTCCTGCTATCGAGTTACCCCCCTTAGGAATCAGCTTGGCTACAGGTTTGATGCCCTTAATTTTACTCGCGGTAACTACTTTGATCAAGCCTTACTTACCAGCCGGTTCTATTTGGGCTACCGTAAATGAGTTCATCGGTGAACCCAATTTAGCCATGCTCATTTCACTACTTGTTGCCATCTACTTCCTGGGCATCCGCCGCGGGCAAAGTACGAGCCAAGTCATGAAAGTACTGGAAGAATCGATTAAAAGCATAGCGCCGGTATTATTGATAATTGCCGGTTCCGGTGTTTTCATGCAGGTAATGAAAGATGGCGGAGTCAACCAATACTTGGCTACCTTGTTAGTAGATTTACCGATACCTCCGTTAGTACTGGGTTGGATGATTGCCGCGATTATCAGGGTGTGTATAGGTTCGGCTACCGTGGCGGGGTTAACAACTGTAGGAATTTTAGGTCCGCTGATCGTAAATTCTGGCGCTAGCCCGGAGTTGATGGTTCTTTCGATCGGTGCCGGCAGTTTAATGTTCAGCCATGTAAACGATGGTGGATTCTGGTTATTCAAAGAATATTTCAATTTATCGATCAAGCAAACTTTCAAAACCTGGACCGTTATGGAAACGACAGTATCCATCGTTGGCTTGATATGTGTACTGATCATGAATATTTTTATAAAATAA
- a CDS encoding dipeptidase: MQVWKEYQAQHKERFLEELLELLRIPSISADSRYNNDTKRCAEAVKEQLIKAGADNVEVCPTAGHPIVYGEKMIDPALPTVLVYGHYDVQPPDPLELWHSGPFEPVIKDGKIFARGSADDKGQFYMHVKAFETMSATNTLPCNVKFMIEGEEEVGSNNLGKFLEENKERLEADVVLISDTSMISLENPSIDTGLRGLSYMEVEVTGPNRDLHSGVYGGAVANPATILAKMIASLHDENNHITIPGFYDDVIDLSAAEREALNKAPFDEEAYKKDLGVKELWGEKGYTTIERTGIRPTCEVNGIWGGYTGEGAKTVLPSKAHAKISMRLVPNQDWVKISDLFKTHFEKIAPASVQVKVTAHHGGSPYVTPTDHIAYKAASQAIVSTFGKDPIPVRGGGSIPIVALFEKILGLKTVLLGFGLDSDNLHSPNEKFDLANYYKGIETIPYFHQHFAALSK; encoded by the coding sequence ATGCAAGTTTGGAAAGAATACCAAGCGCAACACAAGGAGCGCTTCTTGGAAGAATTGCTGGAACTTTTACGCATTCCTTCTATCAGCGCAGACTCCCGTTACAACAACGACACCAAACGCTGCGCGGAAGCCGTTAAAGAACAATTGATTAAAGCCGGTGCAGATAACGTGGAAGTATGCCCGACCGCCGGTCACCCGATTGTTTATGGCGAAAAGATGATTGACCCGGCCCTACCTACTGTATTGGTTTATGGCCACTACGACGTGCAACCTCCTGATCCGTTAGAGCTTTGGCATAGCGGGCCGTTTGAGCCTGTAATCAAGGATGGGAAAATATTCGCACGCGGTAGCGCTGATGATAAGGGGCAATTCTATATGCATGTGAAAGCATTCGAAACCATGTCTGCCACCAATACCTTGCCTTGCAATGTAAAATTTATGATTGAAGGTGAAGAAGAAGTAGGCTCTAACAATCTTGGTAAATTCTTGGAAGAAAATAAAGAACGCCTGGAAGCCGATGTAGTATTAATCTCTGATACTTCGATGATCAGCCTTGAAAATCCTTCTATCGACACCGGTTTACGTGGCTTATCTTACATGGAAGTAGAAGTTACTGGCCCCAACCGCGACTTGCACAGCGGCGTATACGGTGGCGCTGTAGCGAATCCTGCTACCATCCTGGCGAAGATGATTGCTTCATTACATGATGAAAATAATCATATCACCATCCCGGGTTTTTACGATGATGTAATAGACCTGTCGGCAGCGGAAAGAGAAGCATTAAACAAAGCCCCTTTTGACGAGGAAGCATATAAAAAAGACCTCGGTGTGAAAGAATTGTGGGGAGAAAAAGGTTATACCACCATCGAACGTACAGGCATCCGTCCTACTTGCGAAGTAAACGGTATCTGGGGTGGATACACCGGCGAAGGAGCCAAAACCGTGTTGCCTTCCAAAGCACATGCAAAAATCTCTATGCGCTTGGTGCCTAACCAAGACTGGGTGAAAATTTCAGATTTGTTCAAAACACATTTCGAGAAAATTGCACCGGCCTCCGTACAAGTAAAAGTTACCGCGCACCATGGTGGTAGCCCGTATGTAACACCAACGGATCATATTGCCTACAAAGCAGCAAGCCAAGCCATCGTATCCACATTCGGCAAAGACCCAATCCCGGTAAGGGGTGGCGGTAGTATCCCGATCGTGGCCTTGTTCGAGAAAATCTTAGGTCTCAAGACCGTATTACTCGGCTTCGGACTGGATAGCGATAACCTGCATTCACCGAATGAAAAATTCGATTTGGCCAACTACTATAAAGGCATCGAAACAATACCGTACTTTCATCAACATTTTGCGGCGTTAAGTAAATAA
- a CDS encoding LemA family protein — protein sequence MKGGIIALVILVLLGFYSCSKYNSLVKLDENVKNKWGLVEAQYQRRADLIDNLVATVKGAANFEQSTLTQVVEARANATKVQINADDLTPEKIAQFQQAQGALSQSLGRLLAVAESYPTLQSVQNFRDLQAQIEGTENRIATVRSDFNNSVRDYNRAVRVFPTNIIAGMFGLKEKGYFASDPGAEKAPKVDFGN from the coding sequence ATGAAAGGTGGAATTATTGCACTTGTTATACTAGTGCTGCTCGGTTTCTATAGCTGTAGCAAGTATAATAGCTTGGTAAAGTTGGATGAGAACGTGAAAAACAAATGGGGGTTGGTAGAAGCTCAATACCAAAGAAGGGCGGACTTGATCGATAACCTGGTGGCGACTGTAAAAGGTGCGGCTAACTTCGAACAGTCTACATTGACCCAGGTGGTCGAAGCTAGGGCAAACGCTACCAAGGTGCAAATCAATGCCGATGATTTGACGCCGGAAAAGATCGCGCAGTTCCAACAGGCGCAAGGTGCATTATCACAGTCATTAGGTCGCTTATTAGCCGTGGCGGAATCTTACCCTACCTTGCAATCGGTTCAGAACTTCCGTGACCTGCAAGCCCAGATCGAGGGCACTGAAAACAGGATTGCAACCGTGAGAAGCGATTTTAATAATTCTGTTCGTGATTATAACCGCGCTGTAAGGGTATTCCCTACCAATATCATAGCAGGTATGTTCGGCTTGAAGGAAAAAGGATACTTCGCTTCCGATCCGGGTGCTGAAAAAGCGCCTAAAGTTGACTTTGGTAATTAA
- a CDS encoding dipeptidase, which translates to MHSLIFDAHLDLSMNAMEWNRDITLTVPQIRKREEGLTDKPDRAKGTVSLPAMRRGRIGLCVATQIARYVAPGNPLPGWHSQEQAWAQTQGQLAWYKAMEDKGEMIQIKDADGLLAHVKLWEEAEDTSTLPVGFILSLEGADSFYDLSCVETAYNYGLRAIGPAHYGPGVYAFGTDSSGKLGMKGKALLQEMERLNIILDATHLCDECFWEAMDLYNGPVWASHHNSRTIVNHNRQFSDEQFKVLIERGAVIGAAFDAWMLIPNWVRGESTPESTGVSLQHVADQIDHICQLAGNSRHAAIGSDLDGAFGKEQSPGDLETIADEQKLVEILTTRGYKQEDINNIMSKNWIRFLLETWNS; encoded by the coding sequence ATGCATTCATTAATATTCGATGCACATCTCGACCTTTCCATGAATGCGATGGAATGGAACCGGGATATCACTTTAACCGTTCCGCAGATTCGCAAACGTGAAGAAGGGTTAACGGATAAACCGGACAGGGCCAAGGGTACCGTAAGCCTACCAGCAATGCGCCGCGGGAGGATAGGGCTATGCGTTGCTACGCAGATTGCCCGGTATGTTGCTCCCGGTAATCCTTTACCCGGCTGGCATTCACAAGAACAGGCCTGGGCGCAAACCCAAGGGCAGCTGGCATGGTATAAAGCCATGGAGGATAAAGGTGAGATGATCCAAATCAAAGATGCTGATGGATTATTAGCACATGTTAAATTATGGGAAGAGGCGGAAGATACCAGCACCCTGCCGGTTGGATTTATATTGAGCTTGGAAGGAGCAGACTCTTTTTATGATCTTTCCTGCGTTGAAACTGCTTATAACTATGGCTTAAGGGCAATCGGCCCCGCACATTACGGTCCCGGTGTATATGCCTTTGGCACCGACTCCAGCGGGAAACTTGGCATGAAGGGCAAGGCTTTATTACAGGAAATGGAGCGTCTCAATATCATATTAGATGCTACCCATCTTTGTGATGAATGTTTCTGGGAAGCAATGGATCTTTATAATGGTCCTGTCTGGGCTAGCCATCATAATTCGAGAACCATCGTGAATCATAACAGGCAATTCAGCGACGAACAATTCAAGGTTTTGATAGAGCGGGGCGCTGTCATCGGTGCGGCTTTCGATGCATGGATGCTAATTCCAAATTGGGTTCGCGGGGAAAGTACGCCCGAATCAACCGGCGTATCTTTACAACATGTTGCCGATCAAATAGATCATATTTGCCAGTTGGCCGGAAATAGCCGTCATGCGGCCATAGGCTCCGATCTTGACGGCGCTTTTGGAAAAGAACAAAGTCCCGGTGATTTAGAAACAATTGCAGATGAACAGAAATTGGTTGAAATTTTAACAACCAGGGGATATAAACAGGAAGATATCAATAATATTATGAGTAAGAACTGGATCAGGTTCTTGTTGGAAACTTGGAATAGTTAA
- a CDS encoding TPM domain-containing protein: MMKIFRRLSLCLLLLSWIIPVLAQDIPVPPAPNPRMFMNDFAGMLTKAQDDDLETKLAAYEDSTSTEIVIVTLKTLNGYDISQVGLGILRGWGIGKKDRNNGLLILVAEEERRIRIETGMGMEGAIPDAIANRIIDNVIQPNFREGKYYEGLDQAVDLIIKAAAGEYQGIPKKKKGSGSGAEFLILLVVIIIVIALSNRKGGGGGGTFSRRGWIGPVIGGGLGGFGGGGGFGGGGFGGGGGFGGGSGIGGGASGSW, translated from the coding sequence ATGATGAAGATATTTAGAAGACTTAGCTTATGTCTGTTATTGCTTAGCTGGATAATCCCGGTATTAGCTCAAGATATTCCCGTACCACCGGCTCCCAACCCGCGGATGTTTATGAATGACTTCGCCGGTATGTTGACGAAAGCCCAGGATGATGACCTGGAAACAAAATTGGCTGCTTATGAAGACAGTACCTCGACCGAGATCGTAATTGTTACTTTGAAAACATTGAACGGTTATGATATCTCGCAAGTAGGGCTCGGGATTCTTAGGGGATGGGGCATCGGTAAAAAGGATAGGAATAATGGTCTTTTAATTCTAGTTGCTGAAGAAGAAAGGCGCATACGTATCGAGACAGGGATGGGTATGGAAGGTGCGATACCGGATGCGATCGCTAACAGGATTATCGATAACGTGATCCAACCTAATTTCCGGGAAGGGAAATATTACGAAGGACTCGACCAGGCGGTTGATTTAATCATCAAGGCTGCGGCCGGGGAATATCAAGGGATTCCCAAGAAGAAGAAAGGAAGTGGTAGCGGCGCCGAATTTTTAATTCTATTGGTAGTGATTATTATCGTCATCGCTTTATCTAACCGCAAAGGCGGTGGTGGCGGTGGTACCTTTAGCAGGAGAGGATGGATCGGCCCGGTAATAGGAGGTGGATTAGGCGGCTTCGGCGGCGGTGGTGGTTTCGGTGGTGGCGGCTTCGGTGGCGGCGGTGGCTTCGGCGGAGGATCAGGAATAGGTGGTGGCGCGAGCGGTAGCTGGTAA
- a CDS encoding RidA family protein → MTPTQNFEQLNLQLPPAPAPKGVYKPLLIVGNLVYVSGHGPVQTNGELIFGKVGDEIDTEEAKMAAQQVGLTILSTLVTNLGSLDKIKRVVKVLGMVNATPDFGPHPFVINGCSELFANVWGPENGVGVRSAVGMGSLPENIPVEIEAIFELAD, encoded by the coding sequence ATGACACCGACACAAAATTTCGAACAGCTAAACCTCCAGTTACCGCCCGCTCCAGCACCGAAAGGCGTTTATAAACCCTTATTGATCGTTGGTAACCTGGTATACGTATCAGGTCACGGTCCCGTTCAAACCAACGGGGAGCTGATTTTCGGTAAAGTAGGAGATGAAATAGATACGGAAGAAGCGAAAATGGCTGCGCAGCAGGTAGGTCTCACCATTTTATCCACATTGGTAACAAACCTCGGTTCCCTTGATAAGATAAAACGCGTGGTAAAAGTATTAGGAATGGTCAATGCTACCCCCGATTTTGGGCCGCACCCATTCGTAATTAACGGCTGTAGTGAATTATTTGCCAATGTTTGGGGACCGGAAAACGGGGTAGGTGTAAGAAGTGCCGTAGGTATGGGTTCCCTTCCGGAGAATATCCCCGTTGAAATTGAAGCGATTTTCGAATTAGCTGATTAA
- a CDS encoding biotin/lipoyl-containing protein: MNTAITVAMIKATIAGQAPFEISFPTAGSGDNALAVSVGDEQLSWDAKPLPGGGFSIILNNKSYLAQVLKVDRAAKIATVAVNGSHFEVAIEEPMDRLLTAMGIKNASANKVNDIKAPMPGLVLQVLVSPGQAIKKGDPVLVLEAMKMENVFKAPTDAVVKEVKVSPKKAVEKGEVLVVLE, from the coding sequence GTGAACACAGCAATAACAGTAGCCATGATAAAAGCAACAATAGCAGGACAAGCTCCTTTCGAGATTTCATTTCCTACAGCGGGGAGCGGGGATAATGCTTTAGCGGTTTCCGTAGGTGATGAACAATTGTCTTGGGATGCTAAGCCTTTGCCCGGCGGTGGATTTAGCATAATTTTAAATAATAAAAGCTACCTGGCGCAAGTCTTGAAGGTAGATCGTGCCGCTAAAATCGCAACGGTTGCTGTAAATGGCTCCCATTTTGAAGTAGCTATAGAGGAGCCGATGGATCGGCTGCTTACAGCCATGGGGATTAAAAACGCTTCCGCGAATAAAGTAAACGATATCAAGGCGCCGATGCCTGGCCTTGTACTGCAAGTATTGGTTAGCCCGGGCCAAGCCATCAAAAAAGGGGACCCTGTACTAGTTTTAGAGGCTATGAAAATGGAGAATGTTTTCAAGGCTCCCACGGATGCCGTTGTTAAAGAAGTGAAGGTTAGCCCGAAAAAGGCAGTAGAAAAAGGTGAGGTGTTGGTAGTACTGGAATAA
- a CDS encoding TPM domain-containing protein: MGMLPFKKKPIFNEDQQAKIVQAIRVAERLTSGEIRVYVENHCKYVDPMDRAREIFANLNMHETKNRNGVLLYLAMLDHQFAIFGDHGIHDKVGQTYWEHEANLLLNYLSQGKEIEGIASCIMEIGESLRVHFPYDNDSDVNELPDDIIFG; the protein is encoded by the coding sequence ATGGGAATGCTTCCATTCAAAAAGAAACCCATTTTTAACGAAGATCAGCAAGCGAAGATCGTCCAGGCCATACGCGTGGCCGAAAGGTTAACTTCCGGGGAGATAAGGGTTTACGTAGAAAATCATTGTAAATACGTTGATCCCATGGATCGTGCCCGGGAAATATTCGCTAACCTCAATATGCATGAAACCAAGAACCGTAATGGCGTGTTACTTTATCTAGCGATGTTGGATCACCAGTTTGCTATTTTCGGGGATCATGGTATACATGATAAGGTAGGCCAAACTTATTGGGAACATGAGGCTAACTTGTTGTTAAATTATTTGTCGCAAGGAAAAGAGATCGAAGGTATCGCTAGCTGTATTATGGAAATTGGCGAATCCTTGCGGGTGCATTTTCCCTACGATAATGATTCGGATGTTAACGAGCTTCCGGATGATATCATCTTCGGATGA
- a CDS encoding response regulator has translation MSAQHIRILYIDDEVHNLNAFKASFRRIYTVLTAESAEEAYKLLEENEFHIIISDQRMPKLTGIEFFESILEKYPEPIRILLTGYADINAVIDAINKGQVYKYFSKPWNEDELKHNIEKAYEVYALRKENRELTEKLLDVNEKLEFLLRQKLIS, from the coding sequence ATGAGCGCTCAACATATTCGCATCCTGTATATTGATGATGAAGTTCATAATTTGAATGCATTTAAAGCTTCTTTCAGGAGAATTTACACGGTTTTAACGGCAGAATCTGCCGAAGAAGCCTATAAACTTCTCGAAGAAAACGAGTTTCATATCATCATTTCTGATCAACGGATGCCTAAATTAACGGGGATCGAGTTTTTCGAATCCATACTTGAAAAATATCCTGAACCCATCAGGATACTTTTAACGGGTTACGCGGATATCAATGCGGTGATCGATGCCATCAACAAGGGACAGGTGTATAAATATTTCTCCAAACCTTGGAATGAAGATGAGCTGAAACACAATATTGAAAAAGCATACGAAGTATATGCGCTCCGCAAAGAAAACCGGGAATTGACGGAGAAGCTGTTGGACGTAAATGAGAAATTAGAGTTCCTTTTGCGCCAAAAACTGATCTCCTAA